CGGGATATTCACGCCGTTCGGGCAAGGCATGCAATAGCCGCATCGAGTGCACGGAACAGCCGTTCTTTCTTCCAGTTTTTTTCTCGCGTTCGCGATAAGAGCCAGCTCTTCAGCTTTCAGGGAATTCACCTCCGCGGCTCCCGCTGTGCGGAGATTTTCCTCAAGCTGCGCCATCGCGCCCATGCCGCTCAGCAGAAGAGAAACTTCCGGCTGGTTCCAAACCCAGCGCAGCGCCCAATCGGCCGGGGTACGCTTTTTCGGAAATGCCTCAAATACTTTTTTTACCGCCGCCGGAGGACTGGCCAAAGCGCCGCCCCTGAGCGGCTCCATCACTATTACGCCAAGCCCCTTTGAAGCCGCGTATTTCAGACCTTTTGCGCCGGCCTGGTAATCCGTGTCCATGTAGTTATATTGTATTTGGCAGAAAGTCCAGCCGTCATAGGCGTCAACTATCTTCGGGAAAGCCTCGCAGCTGTCATGGAAAGAAAAACCCAAATGCCCTATCCTGCCGTCCTTGATAGCGGCTTGCGCCCTTTCCAGCATTTTAAATCTGAGCACCAGTTCCCAGCGCTCTTCGCTGAGGGCGTGCAGCAGATAAAAATCGATATGGTCCGTCCGGAGTTTCTTCAACTGCTCATTTAAGAACATGTCAAAATCTTCCGGCTTTTTTATAAGCCACACAGGCGATTTTGTGGCAAGCTTCACTTTCCGCCTGTAGCCGTCCATCAGGGCTTTACCCAGCACAAGTTCGCTGTTGCCGTTGTGATACGGATAGGCAGTGTCCACATAATTTATCCCGCGCTCTATGCCGCAGCGTATCATCTTTATGGCTCCGGCCTCGTCTATATTAGGGCTGGACGGCGCGCCGTCAACGCAGGGCAGGCGCATACAGCCGAAGCCCAGCGCCGAAGGTTTCCAGTCAAGTTTGCCGAAATTCCTGTATTTCATAATTGTAAGGCTGAAGCCCTCAGCCTCTTAAAGCAAACCGCAGGGCCGCGTCCAGCACACGGTCGGGCAGCAGCCATTTAATGAACAGTATCGCTTTGGCCTGAAAAGTCACTACGTAGCGGGCGGCCGGACATTTGGAGCGAAGGGCCTTAAGGATTACCACGGCCACGGCTTCCGGCCCTGGCGCCCCCTTCCGGTAACCGGCCCTGAATTTATTGGTCAGATTATCGGCAAGCCGGGCATAAGGGCCTGAACCGGAGTATTTTGAAAGGTTCGCCAGCGTCACTCCGTCCCATTCGGTTTTTATCGGGCCCGGTTCTATAATTATTATCTTTATCCCGAAGCGGCCGACCTCAAGGCGCAGGGCGTCGGAGTATGCTTCAACGGCATGTTTGGTGGCGTGGTACCAGCCGCCAAGCGGCGTGGTTAGCTTGCCGGCGATGGAAGAAATGTTTATTATTTTGCCTGAACCCTGCTTGCGCATTATGGGCAGAACCAGCTGGGTAAGGCGGGCCAGGCCAAAAACATTCACATCGAACTGGCGGCGGGCTTCGGACATAGGTACATCTTCAATGGCGCCGTGGGCTCCGTAGCCGGCGTTGTTTATAAGTATGTCAATACGACCCTCCGCCCTAAACACAGTGTCTACAGCATTGTTTAAAGACGCCTCATCGGTCACATCAAGTGATAAGATTTCGGCGCCAAGCGGCTCAAGTTCTTTAAGCTTATCAATCCGGCGCGCACCCGCGTAAACCGTATATCCCTTTTTTAGCAGCAGTTCCGCCGTGGCCCTGCCGATACCGGACGACGCGCCAGTTACCAGAACGATCTCAGCCATAGTTCAGTCCTTATGCGCGGCAGGCGCAGCCTTTTTCCCGCAACAGTTTCAACTGCCTCCGTGGTGGATCTATATATTTATTTTGCGTGGCCCGGCCCGTGGCCAGCCGCTTGTCCAAAGGGCTTCTGTGGGAATAGCCCCTACAAGCCATCTCAGCAACCAGCCTTGCATGGCGCAGATACAGAGCCTTTAGACTGCCGTGCCAGCGCAGCGTCTCAGGATGCCTGGCATAGCCTTTTTTCCCCTGCGTCAGTATTACCCAGACCGCATGGAGCTCCCGGTGCTCGCCAAGCAGATGATTGCGGCAAAGCCTGCGCGGAGCCACGTCCCATATTCTCATTGCGTCAGGAATAAATCTTTTGTCACCGTGTATTTTCCATCCAGCCAGTCTATTATTTCCTGCGCGGCCTGGGCGGTAAAATTCTGCTTTGAGGCCAGAAAAGGGCGGTAGGCTTTGCGCAGTTGTTCTTTTTCTTCTTCCGGCAGCTGGTCCAGGCCCCTGTCCATAAAAGCCGGCAGATCGCCATCCAGCCAACTGGCCATTTCCTGGCAGGTTACCGTTTCGGCGGCGCTCAGGAAAGCCATATCGGGGCGGTAAGCCGCGCCCTGTTCGTAGCTCAGCTTAAGAGTGAGCAGCACGATTTTAGAAAGCGCAGGCTGATTCATGGGGTTAACCGAATGGGCGGACAGCCATTTGCCGATTTCGGCGGGACGGCCTGTCATTGGCCGCAGGTGCAGGAACTTGCACATCCTGGGTCCGTCATTAACCGGGTAATTGTCCCAAAGGAAGGGTTTGCGCCCAAGGAACCCGGCGGCGGCGCGCAGATGTTCTTCGCTGTAAGATTTTGAGCAGACCAGCTCCCCCGTCCAGAAAAGGCTGACTTTTGCGTCCAGGCCGCGGCCCAGACTCCCCAGATAATCCTCCGGCATTTTGCCGAAGAGTTTTTCAAGCACGGGGTCCAGTGAATAATAGGTCGGGCAAAAAATGAATTGTTTCGCGGTGGAACGCGAGGCTATCCAGTTCACTATCTCTATCTGGCG
This is a stretch of genomic DNA from Elusimicrobiota bacterium. It encodes these proteins:
- a CDS encoding beta-N-acetylglucosaminidase domain-containing protein; this encodes MTNTQIGVIEGFYGEPWSWAERAGWAAFLKEHGFSFYIYAPKADACLRKKWREPFPKDLEENLTRLSAQCRAAGIEFGLGFSPYEIYLSPFNDEVRGLLRNRIDAFNRIGVDKLGILMDDMKGDLPNLAERQIEIVNWIASRSTAKQFIFCPTYYSLDPVLEKLFGKMPEDYLGSLGRGLDAKVSLFWTGELVCSKSYSEEHLRAAAGFLGRKPFLWDNYPVNDGPRMCKFLHLRPMTGRPAEIGKWLSAHSVNPMNQPALSKIVLLTLKLSYEQGAAYRPDMAFLSAAETVTCQEMASWLDGDLPAFMDRGLDQLPEEEKEQLRKAYRPFLASKQNFTAQAAQEIIDWLDGKYTVTKDLFLTQ
- a CDS encoding aldo/keto reductase — translated: MKYRNFGKLDWKPSALGFGCMRLPCVDGAPSSPNIDEAGAIKMIRCGIERGINYVDTAYPYHNGNSELVLGKALMDGYRRKVKLATKSPVWLIKKPEDFDMFLNEQLKKLRTDHIDFYLLHALSEERWELVLRFKMLERAQAAIKDGRIGHLGFSFHDSCEAFPKIVDAYDGWTFCQIQYNYMDTDYQAGAKGLKYAASKGLGVIVMEPLRGGALASPPAAVKKVFEAFPKKRTPADWALRWVWNQPEVSLLLSGMGAMAQLEENLRTAGAAEVNSLKAEELALIANARKKLEERTAVPCTRCGYCMPCPNGVNIPFNFELYNAAEIYEDVKAARFRYMRFMDECERAKTCVGCRACVEKCPQKIPISEWMPKVAGTLEEKQEPIRHN
- a CDS encoding pyrimidine dimer DNA glycosylase/endonuclease V, translated to MRIWDVAPRRLCRNHLLGEHRELHAVWVILTQGKKGYARHPETLRWHGSLKALYLRHARLVAEMACRGYSHRSPLDKRLATGRATQNKYIDPPRRQLKLLREKGCACRA
- a CDS encoding oxidoreductase — encoded protein: MAEIVLVTGASSGIGRATAELLLKKGYTVYAGARRIDKLKELEPLGAEILSLDVTDEASLNNAVDTVFRAEGRIDILINNAGYGAHGAIEDVPMSEARRQFDVNVFGLARLTQLVLPIMRKQGSGKIINISSIAGKLTTPLGGWYHATKHAVEAYSDALRLEVGRFGIKIIIIEPGPIKTEWDGVTLANLSKYSGSGPYARLADNLTNKFRAGYRKGAPGPEAVAVVILKALRSKCPAARYVVTFQAKAILFIKWLLPDRVLDAALRFALRG